A stretch of the Pangasianodon hypophthalmus isolate fPanHyp1 chromosome 28, fPanHyp1.pri, whole genome shotgun sequence genome encodes the following:
- the pi4k2b gene encoding phosphatidylinositol 4-kinase type 2-beta, with protein MMSECDPADTESASAAFPESRVPQPAALRALPGGAQRLCGSTESVLTELEAEEEEEEEQEDALLLPGTATCGSASSSSSPSRAARDKRPSRHRHRHRHSSSSDKENLASPGNSSGEFNHFPEDPVFGEIIQRAEQAIESGVFPERISQGSSGSYFVKDPKGKIIGVFKPKSEEPYGHLNPKWTKYFHKLCCPCCFGRGCLVPNQGYLSEAAASLVDQKLSLDVVPKTKVVSLASETFHYNAIDRAKSRGKKYALEKVPKVGRRFHRVGLPPKVGSFQLFVEGYQEADYWLRRFEAEPLPENTRKQLQSQFERLVVLDYVIRNTDRGNDNWLIKYEKAGEGEQPVKGCEWSEHKECVIQIAAIDNGLAFPFKHPDEWRAYPFHWAWLPQAKVAFSQETRDLVLSRISDMNFVQDLCEDLYELFKTDKGFDKTMFEKQMSVMRGQILNLTQALKDGKSPLQLVQMPRVVVERSRGGGQGRVVQLGNAFTQTFHCKRPFFTSW; from the exons ATGATGTCGGAATGCGACCCCGCCGACACCGAGAGCGCGAGCGCCGCCTTCCCCGAGAGCCGCGTCCCGCAGCCGGCGGCCCTGCGCGCGCTGCCCGGGGGAGCTCAGCGCCTCTGCGGCTCCACGGAGTCCGTGCTCACGGAGCTGGAGgcggaggaagaggaggaggaggagcaggaagaCGCGCTGCTGTTACCGGGAACAGCGACCTGCGGCTCggcctcatcctcatcctccccGTCCCGCGCCGCCAGAGACAAGAGACCCAGCCGGCACCGGCACCGGCACCGGCACAGCTCCTCCTCGGATAAAGAGAACCTGGCTTCTCCCG gaaacaGCAGTGGTGAGTTTAACCATTTCCCGGAGGACCCAGTGTTTGGGGAGATCATACAGCGGGCGGAGCAGGCCATCGAGAGCGGCGTTTTCCCTGAGAGAATCTCACAGGGTTCCAGCGGCAGCTACTTCGTCAAAGACCCTAaaggg AAAATCATCGGCGTGTTCAAGCCCAAATCCGAGGAGCCGTACGGTCACCTGAACCCCAAATGGACCAAATATTTCCACAAGCTGTGCTGCCCGTGCTGTTTCGGCCGCGGCTGCCTCGTCCCCAATCAGGGCTACCTGTCTGAGGCAGCCGCCTCGCTAGTGGACCAAAAACTCAGCCTGGACGTCGTCCCAAAGACCAAG gttgtgTCTCTGGCCAGTGAGACGTTCCACTACAACGCCATCGATCGAGCGAAATCTCGCGGGAAGAAGTACGCTCTGGAGAAAGTGCCCAAAGTGGGACGTCGCTTCCACAGAGTGGGCCTGCCCCCCAAG gttggTTCGTTCCAGCTGTTTGTCGAAGGCTATCAGGAGGCAGATTATTGGCTGAGGCGGTTTGAGGCGGAGCCTCTTCCTGAGAACACGAGGAAGCAGCTGCAGTCTCAGTTCGAGAGACTCGTCGTGCTGGATTACGTCATCAGGAAcacgg ACAGAGGAAACGATAACTGGCTCATTAAATATGAGAAAGCTGGAGAAGGAGAACAACCAGTGAAG GGCTGTGAGTGGAGTGAacataaagagtgtgtgattcAGATCGCTGCAATCGATAACGGCCTGGCCTTCCCCTTTAAACACCCTGATGAGTGGAGAGCAT atccGTTCCACTGGGCGTGGCTCCCTCAGGCTAAAGTGGCGTTCTCTCAGGAGACGCGAGATCTGGTTCTGTCGCGGATCTCTGATATGAACTTCGTGCAGGATCTGTGTGAGGATCTCTACGAGCTCTTTAAG ACGGATAAGGGCTTTGATAAAACCATGTTTGAGAAGCAGATGTCTGTGATGAGAGGACAG ATCCTGAACCTGACCCAGGCACTGAAGGATGGGAAAAGCCCCCTCCAGCTGGTGCAGATGCCCCGGGTGGTGGTGGAGCGTAGTCGAGGTGGAGGACAGGGACGGGTGGTGCAGTTAGGAAACGCTTTCACGCAGACTTTCCACTGCAAGAGACCGTTCTTCACTTCCTGGTAG